A stretch of Ignavibacteria bacterium DNA encodes these proteins:
- the lptC gene encoding LPS export ABC transporter periplasmic protein LptC: protein MKVLLTIIVASILVTSCQDRASSTRLKDDPFLTAPAHLSYNVEVLFTDSAYTKAILHAGEGRIFEDRQQTTLGKGVKVDFFSRTGKAPSAILTSDSAFVDDHSKNMTAIGNVRIHSDSSRTTLTTSKLLWVNSTQRIRSDEYVRIVTPTETIEGIGFESDQYLTSYRIFQVKGVHRP from the coding sequence ATGAAGGTCCTTCTCACGATCATAGTCGCATCGATTCTTGTTACGTCGTGTCAGGATAGGGCCTCCTCTACGCGCCTGAAGGACGACCCGTTTCTCACAGCGCCGGCACACCTCTCGTACAATGTTGAGGTTCTGTTCACAGACTCTGCCTATACCAAGGCCATTCTGCACGCCGGGGAGGGGAGGATCTTTGAGGATCGTCAGCAGACAACGCTTGGAAAGGGTGTGAAGGTAGACTTCTTTTCCCGGACCGGGAAAGCCCCTTCTGCAATACTTACGTCAGACTCAGCATTCGTTGATGATCATTCAAAGAATATGACGGCGATAGGGAACGTGAGGATCCATTCGGATTCGAGTCGAACTACTCTGACAACATCCAAGCTCTTGTGGGTAAACTCCACACAACGCATTCGTTCCGACGAATACGTTCGCATCGTTACACCCACCGAAACGATAGAAGGTATCGGATTCGAATCCGATCAGTACCTTACATCGTATCGCATCTTCCAGGTCAAAGGAGTTCATCGTCCATGA
- a CDS encoding DNA translocase FtsK, protein MAPRPDNIPLRRRNTTDAGSPAPEEASRPQQRTLQDEHDRIRRFKIVSVLIGLLAILMLIALVSYTQRDEANAQLTMRDMIGVIRGDDALRVRFETTYNWLGLLGAVVAHWMYTSTVGIWSIAIPVLMLFWAWDLFRFQRITPLLTRRSIATFSVIVTLSAFLGTMQLVELTNWLPRESCGAIGQFLAGVTTQFIGRVGSAIVWIVALGFVSVFGFEIDLSSLGLKTKGLLGKIEWRRSNRNNSSLDSARDDGYDENDGYDLEDEDENEVETEPTIVPPIRRRIQRPVLDVDDVDEEPATILPRPKPETLRTESSIPAEGKQLSSSVKILRPTKNDAPREVPPEPSPADEEPPSVDLTDLQKRLQELHPKKDISLFEESDGSLDSARDDASLDSARDDASLDPPFGRTGSALDDTPLDSARDDVSSIVKRPLVVTVQDTLFPVEPEMQLSNATLYDEEIAYKPPTIGLLVDVKDEAAVDDKELEANARTLQEKLETFRVRIENLTVTPGPVVTQYEFVPASGIKVSQIESLADDIALALKAQGVRIIAPIPGKGTVGIEIPNQHPSIVRFSSIIKSPKYHNPDIKLPLAMGKTVIGEVFCADLTKMPHLLIAGATGKGKSVGINTIIASLLYRMHPRDLKFVIIDPKRVEMNLYAALRDHFLAISPDIDETIVTSPQNAVTVLKALVEEMQQRFSILAAAGQRNISDYNQKVRDGKIKDKGGIRHRPMPFIVVIIDELADLMMTASKEVEEPICRLAQLARAVGIHCIVATQRPSVDVVTGLIKANFPARIAYQCSSRIDSRTILDGTGAEHLIGNGDMLFAPGNTPIPIRMQNAFISTEETEALCEWIGGQKGYSTPYMLPSVNKRGGGMGGGSSDRDALFEDAARIFIQLQQASTSTLQRRLKVGYARAARIVDELEMAGIVGPPDGSRGRPVLLQSESELEAYL, encoded by the coding sequence ATGGCACCACGTCCTGACAATATTCCCCTGCGTCGTCGAAATACGACCGACGCAGGTTCGCCCGCGCCTGAAGAGGCGTCCCGTCCGCAACAACGCACGTTGCAGGACGAGCACGACCGTATCCGCCGGTTCAAGATCGTTTCGGTGCTCATCGGACTGCTTGCCATCCTGATGTTGATCGCCTTGGTCTCGTATACTCAGCGCGACGAAGCGAACGCCCAGCTCACCATGCGGGACATGATCGGCGTGATCCGCGGAGACGATGCCCTGCGCGTCCGCTTTGAGACAACATATAACTGGCTAGGCCTGTTGGGCGCTGTTGTTGCGCATTGGATGTACACATCCACCGTGGGCATTTGGTCCATCGCTATCCCTGTCCTGATGCTCTTCTGGGCATGGGATCTGTTCCGCTTCCAACGCATCACGCCCCTTCTCACACGCCGCTCCATCGCTACCTTCAGCGTGATCGTTACCCTGAGCGCCTTTCTCGGCACAATGCAGCTGGTGGAACTCACCAACTGGCTCCCACGCGAGTCATGCGGAGCCATTGGACAGTTCCTCGCCGGCGTCACCACACAATTCATCGGACGCGTAGGCAGTGCCATCGTCTGGATCGTAGCCCTTGGCTTCGTCTCTGTCTTTGGGTTTGAGATCGATCTCTCATCACTCGGACTTAAGACAAAGGGGCTCCTTGGAAAGATCGAGTGGAGAAGAAGTAACAGAAATAATTCGTCCCTCGACTCCGCTCGGGATGACGGTTATGACGAGAATGACGGTTATGACCTTGAAGACGAAGACGAGAACGAGGTAGAGACCGAGCCCACCATCGTTCCACCGATCCGAAGAAGGATACAACGTCCGGTATTGGATGTTGATGATGTGGATGAAGAGCCGGCAACCATTCTTCCGCGTCCGAAGCCGGAGACATTGCGTACGGAATCTTCGATCCCGGCTGAGGGCAAACAACTTTCCAGCTCGGTGAAGATCCTCCGTCCGACAAAGAACGACGCACCTCGCGAGGTTCCACCGGAACCGTCGCCTGCAGACGAAGAGCCACCAAGCGTTGATCTCACGGATCTTCAGAAGAGACTACAAGAACTGCATCCGAAGAAGGATATCAGTTTGTTTGAGGAGAGTGACGGGTCCCTCGACTCCGCTCGGGATGACGCTTCTCTCGACTCCGCTCGGGATGACGCTTCTCTCGATCCTCCCTTCGGCAGGACTGGCTCTGCTCTGGATGACACTCCCCTCGACTCCGCCCGGGATGACGTGTCATCAATTGTGAAGAGACCGTTGGTGGTAACGGTGCAGGATACCTTGTTCCCGGTTGAGCCGGAGATGCAGTTATCCAACGCAACGCTATACGATGAAGAGATCGCCTACAAGCCCCCTACCATTGGACTTCTTGTAGATGTGAAGGACGAGGCTGCTGTTGACGACAAGGAGCTTGAGGCCAATGCGCGTACGTTGCAGGAGAAGCTTGAAACGTTTCGTGTGCGGATCGAGAATTTGACCGTTACACCAGGTCCGGTGGTGACGCAGTATGAGTTTGTTCCGGCTTCTGGTATCAAGGTTTCGCAGATCGAGTCGTTGGCCGATGATATTGCTTTGGCACTCAAGGCGCAAGGTGTGCGGATCATTGCACCAATACCCGGCAAAGGCACTGTTGGTATCGAGATCCCGAATCAACATCCGTCGATCGTGCGGTTCAGTTCGATCATCAAGAGTCCGAAGTATCACAACCCCGACATCAAGCTCCCGCTTGCTATGGGCAAGACGGTGATCGGAGAAGTATTCTGTGCGGATCTCACCAAGATGCCGCACCTCCTCATCGCCGGTGCTACTGGCAAGGGCAAGTCTGTTGGTATCAACACGATCATTGCATCGCTGCTCTATCGTATGCATCCGCGTGATCTCAAGTTTGTGATCATCGATCCAAAGCGCGTGGAGATGAATCTCTATGCAGCATTGCGCGATCACTTCCTTGCCATCTCGCCAGATATCGATGAGACCATCGTCACCTCGCCACAGAATGCCGTAACGGTACTCAAGGCATTGGTAGAAGAGATGCAACAGCGGTTCAGCATCCTTGCTGCTGCCGGACAACGCAACATCAGTGACTACAATCAAAAAGTGCGCGACGGAAAGATCAAGGACAAGGGCGGCATCCGCCATCGTCCAATGCCATTCATCGTTGTGATCATCGATGAGTTGGCAGACTTGATGATGACCGCTTCGAAGGAAGTGGAAGAGCCGATCTGTCGCCTCGCCCAGCTCGCCCGCGCCGTCGGTATCCACTGTATCGTTGCTACGCAACGTCCGAGTGTTGACGTTGTAACCGGACTTATCAAGGCCAACTTCCCGGCCCGTATCGCCTATCAATGTTCGTCGCGTATCGACTCACGTACCATCCTTGACGGAACAGGTGCTGAGCACCTTATCGGTAACGGAGACATGCTCTTCGCTCCCGGCAATACGCCAATCCCTATTCGTATGCAGAATGCCTTTATCTCTACGGAGGAAACTGAGGCGCTGTGCGAATGGATCGGCGGTCAAAAGGGCTACTCTACACCGTACATGTTGCCGTCCGTGAACAAACGCGGTGGTGGTATGGGAGGGGGCTCCAGTGATCGCGACGCACTGTTCGAAGATGCAGCACGCATCTTCATCCAACTCCAGCAAGCCAGCACGTCAACACTGCAACGCCGACTCAAGGTTGGCTACGCGCGTGCAGCCCGCATCGTTGACGAACTCGAAATGGCCGGTATCGTTGGCCCACCTGATGGCTCACGCGGTCGCCCCGTATTACTCCAAAGCGAATCTGAGCTCGAAGCCTATTTGTAA
- the kdsA gene encoding 3-deoxy-8-phosphooctulonate synthase produces the protein MQNPANRPIIIAGPCLVESRDIVMQVAEHLASVCRDLPVDLVLKGSYRKANRTSAGAFQGIGDEDALTYLREAGTAIGVPVLTDIHTDDEASMAAAYVDVLQIPAFLSRQTSLLEAAGRTGKTVNIKKAQFMAPDDMAKAAAKVTAVGNTKVWLTERGTSFGYHDLVVDYRSLVIMATTGFPVIFDATHSVQQPSIGASSGGRREFIPALARAAAAVGIDGLFFETHPDPAAAKSDAATQLPLNESGDFLKMVLDHWHR, from the coding sequence ATGCAGAACCCAGCGAATCGCCCCATCATCATTGCCGGACCTTGCCTCGTGGAATCACGAGATATCGTCATGCAGGTTGCCGAACATCTTGCCTCTGTCTGCCGAGACCTTCCGGTGGATCTTGTCCTGAAGGGATCATACCGAAAGGCCAACCGAACAAGTGCTGGAGCATTCCAAGGCATTGGTGACGAAGATGCGCTTACCTACCTGCGCGAGGCGGGTACAGCAATTGGTGTGCCTGTGCTAACGGATATCCACACGGATGACGAAGCGTCAATGGCTGCCGCCTACGTGGACGTGTTGCAGATCCCTGCGTTTCTGAGTCGCCAGACGTCGCTTCTTGAAGCAGCAGGACGCACAGGAAAGACAGTGAACATCAAGAAGGCGCAATTCATGGCGCCGGATGACATGGCCAAGGCAGCCGCCAAGGTCACGGCCGTGGGAAACACCAAGGTCTGGCTCACGGAACGTGGTACGAGTTTTGGATATCACGATCTGGTGGTGGACTATCGATCCCTGGTGATCATGGCCACAACAGGCTTTCCGGTGATCTTCGACGCAACACATAGCGTACAACAACCATCGATCGGTGCCTCATCGGGTGGACGCAGGGAGTTCATCCCAGCTCTTGCTCGTGCAGCGGCAGCCGTGGGGATCGACGGATTGTTCTTTGAGACACATCCTGATCCGGCTGCAGCAAAGAGCGACGCGGCAACACAACTCCCGCTCAATGAGTCGGGTGATTTTCTCAAGATGGTCCTGGATCATTGGCACCGATGA
- a CDS encoding aspartate carbamoyltransferase catalytic subunit, whose product MALQHLLSTRDLSVKDINALLDDASSVLTPDGLHSMQSHELRGKRLVLAFFEASTRTRLSFETAADRLGASSIFFQGSGSSVEKGETMRETIFTIQSMGFDAIILRHASNGIHSEIASYSTMSVINAGEGSAQHPTQALLDASTLREYAGDIAGKRVAVVGDLRHSRVARSTTDVLARLGADVAYCAPDALAPQDEMFSSMQRFSSMDELLPWADVVYLLRIQRERLSDDVVLNADDYRRSYAFTMDQARAYPHVAVMHPGPVNVGVEIDEPVLDLPQCLIHRQVTHGVAVRMAVLRKLLLT is encoded by the coding sequence ATGGCGTTACAACACCTACTGTCGACACGTGACCTTTCCGTCAAAGACATCAACGCTCTTCTTGACGACGCCTCCTCCGTTCTCACACCTGATGGACTGCATTCGATGCAGTCGCACGAACTGAGGGGGAAACGCCTCGTTCTCGCATTCTTCGAAGCATCAACAAGAACACGACTCTCCTTTGAGACGGCGGCCGATAGACTCGGTGCCTCATCGATCTTCTTCCAAGGCAGCGGCAGCAGCGTTGAAAAGGGAGAGACGATGCGTGAGACGATCTTCACGATCCAGTCGATGGGTTTTGATGCCATCATCCTCCGTCATGCCTCAAACGGAATTCACAGCGAGATCGCTTCGTATTCAACGATGTCGGTGATCAACGCCGGCGAGGGCAGCGCCCAACATCCCACACAAGCACTTCTTGATGCCTCTACACTCCGAGAGTATGCAGGAGACATCGCCGGAAAACGTGTGGCGGTGGTTGGAGACCTGCGACACTCTCGGGTAGCACGGTCTACCACGGACGTACTTGCGCGACTCGGGGCAGACGTTGCGTACTGCGCTCCCGATGCACTTGCGCCGCAGGATGAAATGTTCTCGTCGATGCAGCGCTTCTCGTCCATGGATGAACTTCTTCCGTGGGCTGATGTTGTCTACCTCCTTCGCATTCAACGTGAACGACTCTCTGATGACGTTGTTCTTAATGCTGACGACTATCGCCGATCCTATGCCTTCACCATGGATCAGGCGCGCGCCTATCCACATGTGGCCGTGATGCACCCCGGTCCGGTCAATGTTGGTGTTGAGATCGATGAACCTGTCCTTGATCTACCCCAGTGCCTCATTCACCGCCAAGTGACGCACGGCGTTGCTGTGCGGATGGCTGTCCTTCGCAAACTCCTCTTAACCTGA
- a CDS encoding type II toxin-antitoxin system HicB family antitoxin: protein MTHPTSITPMKIAIVIHPEEGHGFWVEVPTLPGCVSQGDSIEQAVANIREAILAVLEIDLEGIVIEPNDKILEIEI, encoded by the coding sequence ATGACACATCCCACGTCGATAACGCCAATGAAGATCGCCATTGTGATCCATCCCGAAGAAGGACATGGATTCTGGGTAGAGGTACCGACTCTACCTGGATGCGTGTCTCAGGGTGATTCGATTGAACAAGCGGTGGCCAACATTCGAGAAGCTATACTGGCCGTACTCGAAATCGATCTTGAGGGAATTGTCATTGAACCCAATGACAAGATCCTTGAGATCGAGATATGA
- a CDS encoding phosphatidylglycerophosphatase A — protein MAERIPRPKLSGAADYIATVGGIGLLPIMPGSWCSIVVALPALFVAMTVETTQIAYGIGLVVFTILGLWSVPRIQGKWGHDPNVVVVDEAMGMCITFMFPAASMGWVMWACSVFLFRLFDVMKPWPISVINDRTEAWAVLGDDVLAGLFAGFSTQLIATALMALGIVDTRLFLGQWPLQLL, from the coding sequence GTGGCTGAACGCATACCAAGACCGAAGCTCTCCGGAGCAGCTGATTACATCGCAACAGTAGGGGGCATTGGGTTGCTCCCCATCATGCCCGGATCGTGGTGCAGTATCGTTGTCGCACTGCCGGCATTGTTCGTTGCCATGACCGTAGAGACCACGCAGATCGCCTACGGGATAGGACTTGTGGTCTTCACCATCCTCGGACTTTGGAGCGTACCACGCATCCAAGGCAAGTGGGGGCACGATCCGAACGTGGTGGTCGTGGATGAAGCGATGGGAATGTGCATCACGTTCATGTTCCCGGCAGCCAGTATGGGCTGGGTGATGTGGGCCTGCTCCGTGTTCCTGTTCCGACTCTTTGACGTGATGAAACCATGGCCGATCAGCGTGATAAATGATCGCACCGAAGCATGGGCAGTGCTCGGAGATGACGTACTGGCAGGGCTTTTCGCCGGATTCAGTACACAATTGATCGCTACAGCATTGATGGCATTGGGTATCGTGGATACCCGACTATTCCTTGGTCAATGGCCCCTCCAACTCCTATGA
- a CDS encoding HU family DNA-binding protein, translating to MNKAELIEAIANNAGLSKSQADTALNACINAIKGELGKGGSVALIGFGSFSVGKRAARTGRNPFTGATLKIAARKVAKFSAGSDLKAVVNGEKKAGGAKKAAPKKAAPKKAAAKKKK from the coding sequence ATGAACAAAGCAGAGCTGATCGAGGCTATTGCTAACAACGCTGGTCTCAGCAAGTCGCAAGCTGATACTGCACTCAATGCATGTATCAACGCTATCAAGGGCGAGCTCGGCAAGGGCGGCAGTGTTGCTCTTATCGGTTTCGGTTCGTTCAGCGTTGGCAAGCGCGCTGCACGTACTGGTCGCAATCCATTCACAGGTGCAACGCTCAAGATCGCTGCACGTAAGGTTGCGAAGTTCTCTGCAGGCTCCGATCTCAAGGCCGTTGTGAACGGTGAGAAGAAGGCCGGCGGAGCAAAGAAGGCAGCACCGAAGAAGGCAGCTCCGAAGAAGGCAGCAGCAAAGAAGAAGAAGTAA
- the pgsA gene encoding CDP-diacylglycerol--glycerol-3-phosphate 3-phosphatidyltransferase: MKFTLANIITLSRLFIAPIFLVCILSDSPSAVTAAIVLFIVGAATDWLDGYLARRYGEVTDHGIFLDPLADKVLTTSAFVALFLIDVMPLWMVIVIVVRDFGTTAMRSIADDRGTIMQTSYAAKVKTFLQMGFIIYALILYWLVVAGPGDGARVTAHQTLYSTVTYYIEFGITLLTIYTAIMYIFTNRHLFSRG, encoded by the coding sequence ATGAAGTTCACACTCGCGAACATCATTACGCTCTCGAGGTTGTTCATTGCCCCGATCTTCCTGGTCTGCATCCTGTCCGACTCTCCATCGGCTGTGACGGCTGCCATTGTGCTCTTCATCGTTGGAGCGGCCACTGATTGGCTAGATGGATACCTGGCAAGACGGTATGGCGAGGTGACGGATCATGGCATCTTTCTCGATCCACTCGCAGATAAGGTATTGACCACCTCCGCATTCGTTGCGCTGTTTCTTATCGACGTGATGCCGCTCTGGATGGTGATCGTTATCGTGGTGCGCGATTTTGGAACCACGGCGATGAGAAGTATCGCTGATGATCGGGGTACGATCATGCAAACGTCCTATGCTGCCAAGGTCAAGACCTTTTTGCAGATGGGATTCATCATCTATGCACTCATCCTGTATTGGCTTGTGGTTGCCGGACCCGGTGATGGAGCACGTGTTACAGCACACCAGACGCTCTACTCAACGGTCACCTACTACATCGAGTTTGGGATCACGCTGTTGACCATCTATACTGCCATTATGTACATTTTCACTAACCGACACCTTTTCTCCCGTGGCTGA
- a CDS encoding triose-phosphate isomerase, producing MRTRIIAGNWKMNTAPDEASALVTEIASSSSVQKAPSSVKIVVCPPYLSLTNAIKAASGTNVSIGAQNCHHEEKGAYTGEVSPVVLSSIGVSYVIVGHSERRRDQFESNDLIGRKAARALACGLTPIICVGETLDERDDDITTDVIGTQIRLITSSAGEDVIKASVIAYEPVWAIGTGRAATPIQAQDVHAFIRSELHIFGAQHVPILYGGSVTDENAATLFSCRDIDGALVGGASLKAASFCAIIDAAIGAG from the coding sequence ATGAGAACACGCATCATCGCCGGCAATTGGAAGATGAATACCGCACCTGATGAGGCGTCGGCTCTCGTTACTGAGATCGCATCATCGTCCAGCGTGCAGAAAGCCCCTTCCTCAGTGAAGATCGTGGTATGTCCGCCCTACCTTTCACTTACGAACGCAATCAAAGCAGCTTCCGGGACCAATGTCTCGATCGGCGCACAGAACTGTCATCATGAGGAGAAGGGGGCGTATACAGGTGAAGTGAGCCCCGTGGTTCTCTCATCCATTGGCGTGTCCTACGTTATTGTTGGGCATTCTGAACGTCGCCGTGACCAATTCGAAAGCAACGACCTGATCGGTAGGAAAGCCGCTCGTGCCCTCGCCTGCGGACTCACGCCCATCATCTGTGTGGGTGAAACCCTCGACGAACGAGACGACGATATCACCACTGATGTGATCGGAACGCAGATACGTTTGATCACCTCGTCGGCAGGGGAAGACGTCATCAAGGCAAGTGTGATCGCCTATGAACCTGTTTGGGCAATCGGTACCGGTCGAGCTGCTACGCCCATCCAAGCGCAGGACGTGCACGCTTTCATCCGTAGTGAACTCCACATCTTCGGTGCTCAACACGTACCCATCCTCTATGGTGGAAGTGTTACCGATGAGAATGCGGCAACATTGTTCTCGTGCAGGGATATCGACGGAGCCTTGGTTGGCGGTGCATCGCTCAAGGCCGCATCGTTCTGCGCGATCATTGATGCAGCGATCGGAGCAGGCTGA